Proteins encoded by one window of Bacteroidia bacterium:
- a CDS encoding metalloregulator ArsR/SmtB family transcription factor, with translation MDNISCIRQQADIKQINRCKDRVLELNGSFDYLSNGLELAGNNVRLKILFLLYEEQQLCVCDLSDILGMTISAISQHLRKLKDRKLIETERQAQTIFYSLTKEYEKMLKPFFKILHENKILETI, from the coding sequence ATGGACAACATTTCGTGTATAAGACAACAAGCGGACATTAAGCAAATCAACCGCTGTAAAGACCGAGTATTAGAACTGAACGGTTCGTTTGACTATTTATCCAACGGACTTGAATTGGCGGGTAACAACGTAAGACTGAAAATCCTGTTTCTGCTTTACGAAGAGCAACAACTTTGCGTTTGCGACCTTAGTGACATTCTCGGAATGACCATTTCGGCAATTTCACAACATCTGCGAAAACTCAAAGACCGAAAACTAATTGAAACGGAAAGGCAAGCACAAACCATTTTTTACTCACTGACAAAAGAGTATGAAAAAATGCTCAAACCTTTTTTCAAAATACTTCACGAAAACAAAATTTTGGAAACAATATGA